Proteins found in one Planctomycetes bacterium MalM25 genomic segment:
- the cdsA_1 gene encoding Phosphatidate cytidylyltransferase yields MPHLENWAFASIVVVLLLIATVVGRVLGRQNQWGLDPAAIDAFNRRVRSWWIICTLLAIALLSKVITVTLFGLISFATLREFITLTPTRHSDHRALFWVFFFFLPLQYVLVAYNAYPVFSVMIPVFAFLFVPMRIAIAGDTKRFLERVAKIQVGMLICVYCLSYAPALLYLEGPELTHSNNARLLFLLVLLSLLSEAVQFAWSRLYGRHVIAPEINQSRTWEGFLGSSATIGLVGAVLHQLGATPFEELWQAATASLLVAVMGFAGSMTLSAVKRDRRVQDYGTLVEGQPGVLDRVDSLCFAAPVFYHVARWFLS; encoded by the coding sequence ATGCCCCACCTTGAGAACTGGGCGTTCGCCTCGATCGTCGTCGTGCTGTTGCTGATCGCAACGGTCGTCGGCCGGGTGCTGGGCCGTCAGAACCAGTGGGGTCTCGACCCCGCGGCGATCGACGCGTTCAACCGGCGGGTCCGCAGCTGGTGGATCATCTGCACACTGCTGGCGATCGCGCTGCTGAGCAAGGTCATCACGGTCACGCTGTTCGGCCTGATCAGCTTCGCCACGCTGCGCGAATTCATCACCCTCACGCCGACGCGGCACTCCGACCACCGCGCGCTGTTCTGGGTCTTCTTCTTCTTCCTCCCGCTGCAGTACGTGCTGGTTGCCTACAACGCGTACCCGGTCTTCAGCGTGATGATCCCCGTGTTCGCGTTCCTGTTCGTGCCGATGCGGATCGCCATCGCGGGCGACACGAAGCGATTCCTCGAGCGGGTCGCCAAGATCCAGGTCGGCATGCTGATCTGCGTCTACTGCCTGAGCTACGCCCCGGCGTTGCTCTACCTGGAAGGCCCCGAGCTGACGCACAGCAACAACGCCCGGCTGCTGTTCCTCCTGGTGCTGCTGTCGTTGCTCTCCGAGGCGGTGCAGTTCGCCTGGAGCCGGCTTTATGGCCGACACGTGATCGCGCCGGAGATCAACCAGAGCCGCACCTGGGAGGGTTTCCTCGGATCCTCGGCCACGATCGGCCTGGTGGGCGCCGTGCTGCACCAACTGGGGGCCACCCCCTTTGAGGAGCTGTGGCAGGCGGCCACGGCGTCGCTGCTAGTCGCCGTCATGGGCTTCGCCGGCTCGATGACGCTGTCGGCCGTCAAACGCGATCGCCGCGTGCAAGATTACGGCACCCTCGTTGAGGGCCAGCCGGGCGTGCTCGACCGGGTCGACTCGCTCTGCTTCGCCGCGCCGGTGTTTTATCACGTGGCGCGGTGGTTCCTGTCCTAG
- a CDS encoding 2-acyl-glycerophospho-ethanolamine acyltransferase: MSVSLKITDWFLTGLARFLSGPRVRWIDCQPDTCQRVYFANHTSHIDLVLVRTALPPHCREVTRPVAAKDYWSGGWLRPHLAKSFNAMLIDRKSVKVHQSPIDLMLHEMGDRYSVIIFPEGGRQDGQRVGDFKSGLYYLGKKRPDIELVPVHLHNMHRVLPRDEYLPIPLLATVSFGAPIWLEQDESKADFLARARQAVLKLAPGEED; encoded by the coding sequence ATGTCTGTCTCGCTGAAGATCACCGACTGGTTCCTCACGGGACTGGCCCGCTTTTTGAGCGGCCCGCGGGTGCGGTGGATCGATTGCCAGCCGGATACGTGCCAGCGGGTTTATTTCGCCAACCACACGAGCCACATCGACCTGGTGCTCGTCCGCACCGCCCTCCCGCCGCACTGCCGCGAGGTGACCCGCCCCGTGGCGGCGAAGGACTACTGGTCGGGGGGCTGGCTCCGCCCGCACCTCGCCAAATCGTTCAACGCGATGCTGATCGACCGCAAGAGCGTGAAGGTGCACCAGAGCCCGATCGACCTGATGCTCCATGAGATGGGCGACCGCTATTCGGTCATCATCTTTCCCGAAGGGGGCCGGCAGGACGGTCAACGGGTCGGCGACTTCAAGAGCGGGCTCTACTACTTGGGCAAGAAGCGGCCCGACATCGAGCTCGTGCCGGTCCACCTGCACAACATGCACCGCGTGCTACCACGCGACGAGTACCTGCCGATCCCGCTGCTGGCGACCGTCAGCTTCGGCGCGCCGATCTGGCTCGAACAGGACGAGAGCAAGGCCGACTTCCTCGCCCGCGCCCGTCAGGCCGTGCTGAAGCTCGCCCCCGGCGAAGAAGACTGA
- the epsF_1 gene encoding Putative glycosyltransferase EpsF, producing MPATNPPLPVLFVQTSMPVGGAETLLVNLVRRLDKRRFAPEVVCLKEPGPLGELLAEEGFPVEHGLLSGKYDLRVLPRLVSLMRRRRYGAVITVGAGDKMFWGRLAAWLAGVPVVAAALHSTGWPDGVGRLNRWLTRLTDAFIAVAEPHGEFLVDFEKFPAEKVRVIPNGVDTERFSPAPHSGAVREELGVTETTPLVGILAALRPEKNHELFLAVAERVKKEVPEACFVIIGEGPERETIERVATERGLMKPGSPSESAVRLLGNRDDIPQLLAALDVLTLTSHNEANPVSILEAMSCGVPVVATEVGSVSESVREGETGFLAPAGDEALLAQRVTELLLEPIRARAFGEAGRRRVLERSSLGVMVRGYEELIAGVYARKAGDALLASTSDQEPAAQTAGV from the coding sequence ATGCCCGCAACGAACCCACCTCTGCCCGTCCTCTTCGTGCAGACCAGCATGCCGGTCGGCGGCGCGGAAACGCTGCTCGTCAACCTCGTGCGGCGGCTCGACAAGCGTCGCTTCGCGCCGGAGGTTGTCTGCCTGAAAGAACCGGGACCACTCGGCGAGCTGCTCGCCGAAGAGGGCTTTCCGGTCGAGCACGGACTGCTGTCCGGCAAGTACGACCTCCGCGTGCTGCCGCGGCTGGTGAGCCTCATGCGGCGCCGGCGCTACGGCGCGGTCATCACGGTCGGCGCGGGCGACAAGATGTTCTGGGGGCGCCTGGCCGCTTGGCTGGCGGGCGTGCCGGTGGTTGCGGCGGCGTTGCACAGCACCGGCTGGCCCGACGGTGTCGGCCGCCTGAACCGTTGGCTCACGCGCCTGACCGACGCCTTCATCGCCGTCGCCGAGCCGCACGGCGAGTTCCTCGTCGACTTCGAGAAGTTCCCGGCCGAGAAGGTGCGAGTGATCCCCAACGGGGTCGATACCGAGCGTTTCTCCCCCGCGCCGCACTCCGGGGCGGTGCGCGAAGAGCTGGGGGTGACGGAGACCACGCCCCTGGTCGGCATCCTCGCCGCGCTGCGGCCCGAGAAGAACCACGAGCTCTTCCTGGCGGTCGCCGAGCGCGTGAAAAAAGAGGTCCCCGAGGCGTGCTTCGTGATCATCGGCGAAGGCCCCGAGCGAGAGACCATCGAGCGCGTCGCCACCGAGCGTGGCCTGATGAAGCCCGGTTCGCCAAGCGAGTCGGCCGTCCGCCTCCTGGGCAACCGGGACGACATCCCCCAGCTGCTCGCGGCGCTCGACGTGCTGACGCTCACCTCGCACAACGAGGCCAATCCGGTCTCGATCCTCGAAGCGATGAGCTGCGGCGTGCCGGTCGTGGCGACCGAGGTCGGCTCGGTGAGCGAATCGGTCCGCGAAGGCGAGACCGGATTCCTCGCCCCCGCTGGTGACGAAGCCCTGCTGGCCCAGCGAGTGACCGAGCTGCTGCTCGAACCGATCCGGGCCCGGGCCTTCGGCGAGGCGGGCCGCCGGCGTGTCCTCGAGCGGTCGTCGCTCGGGGTCATGGTGCGGGGATACGAGGAGCTGATCGCGGGGGTCTACGCCCGGAAGGCAGGAGACGCCCTCCTCGCATCGACGTCAGACCAAGAGCCGGCGGCGCAAACCGCCGGAGTTTGA